In the Lepisosteus oculatus isolate fLepOcu1 chromosome 6, fLepOcu1.hap2, whole genome shotgun sequence genome, one interval contains:
- the maf1b gene encoding MAF1 homolog, negative regulator of RNA polymerase III b yields the protein MKLLENSSFEALSSRLCVEMGDSHIIGRIESYSCKMAGDDKHMFKQFCQEGQPHVLEALSPPQTSATSSPCLSRSEERDSPLSDKCCRKTLFYLITTLNESFRPDYDFSTARAHEFSREPSLNWVVTAVNSSLFSSVGEEFNVLCPELWSAIDQEISLQNCDIYSYNPDLDSDPFGEEGSLWSFNYFFYNKKLKRIVFFTCRSISVLSGYGRDTLDVELDMELEAELDEEERDGFTEDSFQRTVCV from the exons ATGAAGCTGTTGGAGAATTCCAGTTTTGAGGCTCTGAGCTCCCGGCTGTGTGTGGAGATGGGAGACTCCCACATCATTGGCAG GATTGAGAGTTACTCCTGCAAGATGGCGGGCGATGACAAGCACATGTTTAAGCAGTTCTGTCAGGAAGGGCAGCCCCACGTCCTGGAGGCACTGTCCCCTCCCCAGACCAGCGCTACCAGTTCGCCCTG TCTCAGCAGGAGCGAGGAGAGGGACAGTCCCCTCAGTGATAAGTGCTGCAGGAAGACCCTGTTCTACCTCATCACCACCCTAAATGAGTCCTTCAGGCCCGACTATGACTTCAGCACCGCACGGGCCCACGAGTTCAGCAGGGAGCCCAGCCTCAACTGG GTGGTGACTGCCGTTAATAGCAGTCTGTTCTCTTCTGTGGGGGAGGAATTTAACGTCCTTTGTCCAGAGCTCTGGAGCGCCATCGACCAAGAGATCAGCCTGCAGAACTGTGACATATACAG CTATAACCCTGACCTGGACTCTGACCCTTTTGGGGAAGAGGGCAGCCTCTGGTCCTTCAACTACTTCTTCTACAACAAGAAGCTGAAGAGGATTGTTTTCTTTACCTGCCGCTCCATCAG TGTTCTCAGTGGCTATGGCCGGGACACTCTGGATGTTGAACTGGACATGGAGCTGGAGGCTGAGCTGGAcgaggaggagagagacggcTTCACCGAGGATAG CTTCCAGAGGACGGTGTGTGTCTAG
- the LOC102690615 gene encoding leucine-rich repeat-containing protein 14 — protein sequence MVPSFVSLCAQRLVSDHSLSPRWLGCVPRELYCPLLEAALLQRRPLAIGELVQRWPERTLCLGRGLLPSSGQGQGLYSRLCVQALLLAVVKGLGDPRCALRVLDLCGVQCERGAGDTPESDSMGGWSLTLALCSAVLQARGSEAVGVAGTKLRRGGSLGEGEWKRGLARGLEGEMGGEGKRERGLGVGAEGEKEKGALRHPETGRERKRGYTRLMEMDSEREHATAVDVRADLFVNSRSWERVRAALTAGGPLRLQCRELRVEAMPATSIVTMLSLLPRPGLQGLDLRYSNLGVDGLALLIPALAPFPELRSLRLHYCNLDLRRHQPGQEVELCKIARGLGALGSLRRLSMTALRLSGHLRLLLSSLSQPLEVLELPYFSLTPADLSYLSCSPHVSSLQRLDLSENRLGEEALPSLCRLLHQASGSLLHLSLCGCGLTDGQLEMLRPCLTRCQALRTLGLALNPLSQAGVFSLVRVATAISSLQLLLYPQPLESYQPGLPHTPSSYQLMEWPLEEEDGVLGATQAELERCLQERGRTDLLVTSDLLTYSSIDNPE from the exons ATGGTGCCTTCCTTCGTCAGTCTGTGTGCGCAGAGGCTGGTCAGTGATCACAGCTTGTCCCCACGCTGGCTGGGCTGTGTGCCACGGGAGCTctactgccccctgctggaggcCGCTCTGCTCCAGAGGCGGCCCCTGGCCATTGGGGAGCTGGTGCAGCGCTGGCCGGAGCGCACGCTGTGCCTGGGACGTGGCTTGCTGCCCAGCTCGGGGCAGGGCCAGGGGCTGTACAGCCGGCTGTGTGTGCAGGCGCTGCTGCTCGCTGTTGTCAAGGGACTGGGAGACCCCAG GTGTGCCCTGCGGGTGTTGGATCTGTGTGGGGTGCAGTGCGAGCGGGGCGCAGGGGACACGCCAGAGTCCGACTCGATGGGAGGCTGGTCCCTCACCCTGGCCCTCTGCTCGGCGGTGCTGCAGGCCAGGGGCAGCGAGGCGGTCGGGGTGGCCGGCACGAAGCTCCGGCGGGGAGGCTCCCTCGGGGAAGGAGAGTGGAAGAGGGGATTGGCAAGAGGGCTAGAGGGAGAGATGGGAGgtgagggaaagagagagagggggctgGGAGTGGGGGCGGAGGGGGAGAAGGAAAAGGGGGCATTGAGACACCcggagacggggagagagaggaagagagggtaCACGCGTTTGATGGAGATGGATTCCGAGAGGGAGCACGCCACGGCTGTGGACGTACGAGCAGACCTGTTTGTGAACTCCAGGTCCTGGGAGCGTGTCCGGGCCGCCCTGACCGCGGGAGGCCCCCTCAGGTTACAGTGCCGGGAGCTGCGTGTGGAAGCGATGCCTGCCACCAGCATTGTCACCATGCTGTCTCTGCTTCCTCGGCCCGGCCTGCAGGGGCTTGACCTGCGTTACAGCAACCTAGGCGTAGATGGCTTGGCGTTACTGATTCCTGCACTGGCGCCCTTCCCTGAGCTGCGATCTCTGCGTCTGCACTACTGTAACCTGGACTTGCGCAGGCACCAGCCTGGCCAGGAGGTGGAGTTGTGCAAGATTGCCCGCGGATTGGGAGCCCTGGGCTCACTCCGGCGGCTCAGCATGACAGCTCTGAGGCTTTCCGGACACCTGCGCCTGCTTTTGAG TTCCCTCTCCCAGCCCCTGGAGGTGCTGGAGCTGCCCTATTTCTCCCTGACCCCTGCAGACCTCTCCTACCTGTCGTGCAGCCCTCATGTTTCCTCGTTGCAACGGCTGGACCTCAGTGAAAACAGGCTAGGGGAGGAGGCACTGCCCTCGCTGTGCCGCCTGCTGCATCAGGCCTCAGGGTCCCTCTTGCACCTCTCCCTCTGTGGCTGTGGCCTCACAGATGGTCAGCTGGAGATGTTACGGCCATGCCTGACTCGCTGCCAGGCCCTGCGCACCCTGGGCCTCGCCTTGAACCCACTGTCCCAAGCTGGGGTGTTCTCTCTGGTTCGTGTAGCTACTGCGATCTCCTCCCTTCAGCTGCTGCTCTACCCCCAACCCCTGGAGAGCTACCAGCCTGGCTTGCCCCACACCCCCTCCAGTTACCAGCTCATGGAGTGGCccctggaggaggaggatggtGTCCTAGGGGCCACACAAGCAGAACTGGAGAGGTGTTTGCAGGAGAGGGGTCGCACTGACCTGCTGGTCACCTCTGACCTGCTGACTTACAGCAGCATTGACAACCCTGAGTAG